TATCGCGTTTGGTTTGGAAAATATAAATATGCCCTATGATGAAATGAAGAAAAGAGTAGATATCGCACTAGAATTAGTGGGAATGCGTAATCATGCATTAACGGATCCTTCGCAATTATCTGGCGGTCAGAAGCAAAGAGTTGCGATCGCAGGTATTCTTGCCTTAACACCTAAATTAATCATTTTAGATGAAGCGTTTGTTATGCTAGATCCAAAAAGCCGAAGTGGATTATTTGCTACTTTACAGAAGTTAAAAGAGAGAGAGTCAATAGCCATTATATCTATTACCCATGACCGAAATGAGGCAGCACTTGCTGACAGAATCCTGTTGATGGATAATGGCACAATTGTACAAGAAGGTACGCCAAGAGAGGTTTTTATGAAAAACAAACAACTAGAAGCTCCTTTTTCAGAACAACTTCGACGTAACTTGCAAGCCCGTGGTCGAAACATACCGGAGACTTATATGACAGAAGATGAACTGGTGACATGGTTATGCAAATAAAATTTGAAAATGTAACAGCAGATTATCAAATAGGACCGCTAAAAAATGCAAACGTAGTAAAGGACATAGTGCTGACACTGCCAACAAGGTCATTTACAGCAATAGTTGGCCACACTGGTGCCGGTAAATCAAGTTTATTGAAGACAGT
The nucleotide sequence above comes from Paraliobacillus zengyii. Encoded proteins:
- a CDS encoding energy-coupling factor transporter ATPase, with amino-acid sequence MELSTILEVRDLAFRYDLRVKKQTLSDVSLSVKKGEWVAIVGDNGSGKSTLARLLVGLMEVEKGTININGLELNELSKWDIRKQVGIVFQNPENQFIGTSVQDDIAFGLENINMPYDEMKKRVDIALELVGMRNHALTDPSQLSGGQKQRVAIAGILALTPKLIILDEAFVMLDPKSRSGLFATLQKLKERESIAIISITHDRNEAALADRILLMDNGTIVQEGTPREVFMKNKQLEAPFSEQLRRNLQARGRNIPETYMTEDELVTWLCK